One Bufo gargarizans isolate SCDJY-AF-19 chromosome 4, ASM1485885v1, whole genome shotgun sequence DNA window includes the following coding sequences:
- the MRPL44 gene encoding 39S ribosomal protein L44, mitochondrial yields the protein MSLLLLGLRSVAVTGLRCPPVRGKKRWLRPYLRFLEKKAALEGAPKPVPRSQQPNFDYHAEIVAFSKRLNETFSVQLLKTAFVNRSYLVEEERKRRDLGLDYETAALNLQDNQKLAEEGSDFTMSYLSSTLQKAFPSLPGAGQKALVNYLASQQVMCHVAQNLSVEDLTLSSECPLSPDTLQKTFLAVIGALLESSGPEKTEHFLQDFLIPQMIGKDLFDLWSVIDPMALLVEQLSQRNIPLPEPRITRQSGASTVLPVYFVGLYCDKKLIAEGPGETVIAAEEEAARVALRKMFGFAENRRPWDYSPSRQDISDRKAVHTS from the exons ATGTCCTTGCTGCTGCTGGGCCTCCGCTCTGTGGCGGTCACGGGGCTCCGCTGTCCTCCGGTGCGGGGGAAGAAGCGCTGGCTGCGGCCATATCTCCGGTTCTTAGAGAAGAAGGCGGCGCTGGAGGGTGCTCCCAAACCGGTGCCAAG GTCACAGCAGCCGAACTTTGATTACCATGCAGAGATAGTGGCATTCTCCAAGCGCCTGAATGAGACCTTCTCTGTTCAGCTCCTAAAGACTGCATTTGTGAACCGTTCCTATCTGGTGGAGGAGGAGAGAAAGCGGCGGGACCTGGGTTTGGACTATGAAACTGCTGCTTTAAATCTACAAGACAACCAGAAGCTTGCAGAAGAGGGGTCAGACTTTACAATGTCCTATCTCAGCAGTACTCTACAAAAGGCCTTTCCAAGTCTACCTGGAGCTGGTCAGAAGGCCTTGGTGAACTATCTCGCCAGCCAGCAGGTTATGTGTCATGTAGCCCAAAATCTTTCTGTAGAAGATCTGACGTTGAGTTCAGAGTGCCCCTTATCTCCTGACACCTTACAGAAGACCTTCCTGGCAGTGATTGGAGCTCTGTTGGAAAGTTCTGGCCCTGAAAAAACAGAGCACTTTCTCCAA GATTTCCTTATTCCTCAGATGATCGGGAAGGACTTGTTTGACCTCTGGTCTGTAATTGACCCTATGGCTTTACTTGTGGAGCAGTTGTCCCAAAGAAACATTCCTCTTCCTGAGCCCAGGATCACAAGACAGTCTGGAGCCAGTACTGTACTACCTGTGTACTTTGTAGGACTTTACTG TGATAAGAAGCTGATTGCTGAAGGCCCGGGTGAGACGGTGATCGCtgcggaggaggaggcagcccgCGTGGCCCTGAGAAAGATGTTTGGATTTGCAGAAAACAGACGTCCTTGGGACTATTCTCCATCCAGACAGGATATCAGTGATAGGAAGGCCGTACACACATCGTAA